One Anastrepha obliqua isolate idAnaObli1 chromosome 6, idAnaObli1_1.0, whole genome shotgun sequence DNA window includes the following coding sequences:
- the LOC129250719 gene encoding uncharacterized protein LOC129250719 has protein sequence MNEQQKQKNSDKATKKTDKRTDTDPKRTNKRTHPLTQQMDKWTTRTDTNELRKFGTSSEDELLASSQETVDGKAVGHSTTSTTNQPSTSADAKGQKRQNIKKGPSRYKLYQRSLTILGRINKNEAEGKTHPKDAADKARCQKVVDEYLAFQATQKAEAVKRNRSQDESDKPTKKHKVSVHTASIPKPTKRSFNEVARDHLQIALVDEITNRGKPASDKWSEIEARLSRIVVDHVMANPEGHVPAFDSMEVVRGYRVIKCDDQLSLNFLQTVVGKIQSDWEGLRLKLIPASEIPRRPRARIWIPNMEFEAKQLIPYLQAHNRTVPMDDWSIIKAEAPQKSSVSFLLQISEESIEPLGKVDNKLRFGVRKTQLKIFRSANPEDEQDEVDGANELLTGMQLDNAASTKNDGANEQHPGVQLGDAVEL, from the coding sequence ATGaacgaacaacaaaaacaaaaaaattcggaTAAGGCTACAAAGAAGACGGACAAACGGACGGACACAGACCCAAAACGAACGAATAAACGGACGCACCCATTGACACAACAGATGGACAAATGGACAACACGGACCGACACCAACGAACTGAGGAAGTTTGGAACTTCCTCAGAGGACGAACTCTTGGCTTCCAGCCAAGAGACGGTTGAtggcaaagctgtgggccacagcacgaCATCAACCACTAATCAACCATCCACATCCGCTGATGCCAAGGGGCAAAAGcgccaaaacattaaaaaaggcCCGTCCAGGTATAAGCTTTACCAGAGGTCTCTGACTATTctcggaagaataaataaaaatgaggcTGAAGGGAAAACTCATCCAAAGGACGCGGCCGATAAGGCAAGgtgccaaaaggtggtcgatgagTACCTGGCGTTCCAGGCCACCCAGAAGGCTGAAGCCGTGAAACGCAATCGTTCGCAGGACGAAAGCGACAAACCAACGAAGAAGCACAAAGTGTCGGTTCACACCGCTTCAATACCAAAACCAACCAAACGCTCATTTAatgaggtggcacgggatcaCCTGCAAATAGCATTGGTTGATGAAATAACAAACCGCGGTAAACCTGCATCGGATAAGTGGTCCGAAATCGAGGCACGGCTGTCCCGCATTGTCGTCGATCACGTCATGGCAAACCCGGAGGGTCATGTGCCAGCATTTGATTCGATGGAGGTGGTCCGCGGATACAGGGTGATCAAGTGCGATGATCAACTCTCCCTTAACTTCCTGCAAACAGTTGTGGGCAAGATCCAGAGCGACTGGGAAGGTCTGAGGCTCAAACTAATCCCGGCCAGCGAAATCCCTCGAcggccgagggctcgcatctggatCCCGAACATGGAATTCGAAGCTAAGCAACTTATTCCATACCTGCAGgcacacaaccgcactgttccGATGGATGACTGGagcatcatcaaagcggaggctccgcaaaagaGCAGTGTGTCCTTCCTTCTCCAAATATCGGAGGAGAGTATCGAGCCACTGGGAAAAGTGGACAATAAACTTCGGTTCGGTGTCAGGAAAACGCAACTGAAGATATTCCGATCTGCAAATCCGGAGGATGAACAGGACGAGGTCGACGGCGCCAACGAGTTGCTCACAGGCATGCAACTTGACAACGCCGCATCTACCAAAAACGATGGAGCTAATGAGCAGCACCCGGGAGTGCAGCTTGGCGACGCCGTCGAATTGTAA